A part of Variovorax sp. HW608 genomic DNA contains:
- a CDS encoding SPFH domain-containing protein, producing the protein MFGIRYIKAQPTVHLMQYRNGGIVRQGEGTSFFYYAPASTLVAVPVASRDAGFMLELATSDFQAVTVQGEVTYRVKDPARASALVDFSLLANGKYAAEDPQQRLRERVVTQTKVIIQQAIQALDLKQALKAPSTVARAAEQQLGAQPEIQALGLEVLGVSIVAIKPTPDIARALEAQAREANLKAADEAIYQRRIAAVENERSIRESELDTEVAIEEKRRQIQTAQMDAKAAMLKRENELRGEQMTADIELENNRRDLVASQAANTRALAEAEAHRVKSVMEALDQADPRVVQALAAVGMQPGQLIAQAFGGIAERAERIGQLNVSPELLAGLLGSASARPVRSAS; encoded by the coding sequence GTGTTTGGCATCCGATACATCAAGGCACAGCCCACCGTCCACCTCATGCAGTACCGCAACGGCGGGATCGTGCGCCAGGGGGAGGGCACGTCCTTCTTCTACTACGCACCGGCAAGCACGCTCGTCGCGGTGCCGGTGGCCAGCCGCGACGCCGGCTTCATGCTGGAACTCGCGACGAGCGACTTCCAGGCCGTAACCGTCCAGGGTGAGGTGACCTACCGGGTCAAGGACCCCGCCCGCGCGTCCGCGCTGGTGGACTTCTCGCTGCTGGCGAACGGCAAGTACGCGGCCGAGGACCCGCAGCAGCGCCTGCGCGAGCGTGTCGTCACCCAGACCAAGGTGATCATCCAGCAGGCGATCCAGGCGCTGGACCTGAAGCAGGCGCTCAAGGCACCATCGACCGTCGCCCGTGCCGCGGAGCAGCAACTCGGCGCGCAGCCGGAGATCCAGGCTCTCGGCCTCGAAGTGCTCGGCGTGTCGATCGTCGCCATCAAGCCGACGCCCGACATTGCGAGGGCGCTCGAGGCGCAAGCCCGTGAGGCGAATCTGAAGGCGGCCGACGAGGCCATCTACCAGCGACGCATCGCAGCGGTGGAGAACGAGCGCTCGATTCGCGAGAGCGAGCTCGACACCGAGGTCGCGATCGAGGAGAAGAGGCGTCAGATCCAGACCGCGCAGATGGACGCCAAGGCAGCGATGCTCAAGCGCGAGAACGAGCTGCGCGGCGAACAGATGACGGCGGACATCGAGCTCGAGAACAACCGCAGGGACCTGGTCGCAAGCCAGGCCGCGAACACCCGTGCGCTGGCCGAAGCCGAAGCGCATCGCGTCAAGTCCGTCATGGAAGCGCTCGACCAGGCGGATCCACGGGTGGTGCAGGCGCTCGCCGCGGTCGGCATGCAGCCAGGGCAGCTGATTGCGCAAGCATTCGGCGGCATCGCCGAGCGCGCCGAGCGCATCGGGCAGCTGAACGTCTCGCCCGAGCTGCTCGCGGGCCTGCTCGGCTCCGCTAGCGCGAGACCCGTGAGAAGCGCATCGTGA
- a CDS encoding sugar kinase — MSTANQRRVVLVTRRTRLEDLVVRHNTLAQAKFYIEHLGDDFSDYLEENEAYASSLRITIEALARWGRYQLVDRMMLPNFVFAPDDIVVALGQDGVVANTLKYLQGQPLLGLNPDPARWDGLLLPFEAGQLHDVLPLVAQERRPIRSVTMAQARLSDGQTMRAVNDLFIGPRSHTSALYELAFDGKSELQSSSGLIVSTGLGSTAWMKSVATGSLAIASAFGSAAGGSYAPLAWDAKELVFAVREPFPSRGTSTSVVFGRIESDRCLMLRSRMPESGVIFSDGIESDFLRFTAGMTATIDIAPAQGRLVQ; from the coding sequence GTGAGCACCGCAAACCAGAGGCGGGTGGTGCTCGTCACGCGGAGGACGCGCCTGGAAGATCTCGTGGTCCGACACAACACGCTGGCCCAGGCGAAGTTCTACATCGAGCACCTGGGCGACGACTTCAGCGACTACCTGGAGGAGAACGAGGCCTATGCATCGAGCCTTCGGATCACCATCGAGGCGCTCGCGCGCTGGGGCCGGTATCAGCTCGTGGACAGGATGATGTTGCCGAACTTCGTCTTCGCGCCGGATGACATCGTCGTTGCGCTCGGACAGGATGGTGTGGTCGCCAACACGCTGAAGTACCTGCAAGGCCAGCCGCTGCTCGGCCTCAACCCGGATCCGGCGCGCTGGGACGGTCTGCTTCTGCCGTTCGAGGCCGGGCAGCTCCACGACGTACTGCCGTTGGTGGCCCAGGAACGGCGGCCAATCCGGTCGGTCACGATGGCCCAGGCGCGCCTGAGCGACGGCCAGACGATGCGCGCGGTCAACGACCTGTTCATCGGGCCGCGCAGCCACACCTCGGCGCTGTACGAACTGGCTTTCGATGGCAAGAGCGAACTTCAGTCTTCGTCAGGCCTGATCGTCTCGACGGGCCTCGGGTCGACCGCGTGGATGAAGAGCGTGGCGACCGGCTCGCTGGCGATCGCCAGCGCATTCGGCTCGGCAGCGGGCGGCAGCTATGCGCCGCTGGCATGGGACGCAAAGGAACTCGTGTTCGCAGTGCGCGAGCCGTTTCCCAGCCGCGGCACGAGCACGAGCGTCGTCTTCGGGCGCATCGAGAGCGATCGTTGCCTGATGCTGCGCTCGAGGATGCCGGAGTCGGGTGTCATCTTTTCGGATGGCATCGAGAGCGACTTCCTGCGCTTTACCGCCGGCATGACCGCGACGATCGACATCGCGCCGGCGCAAGGCCGCCTGGTCCAGTGA
- a CDS encoding cysteine hydrolase family protein — MNTQLLIIDPQNDFMDIAGAALPVKGAAADMARLAGLIDQASPWIAQITVTLDSHHSIGIERPALWRQADGGPVAPFTQISAADVRAGKYAPRDPQALARVLSYLDALEAGGRYALMVWPVHCEIGTWGHNVEDEVRAAYNRWESATLRPVRKVFKGMNAWTENYSALQAEVPDPQDPDTQLNRELIRQLDEAERIVVAGEASSHCVRATVEHLAEHLPSGHLGKLVLLSDCMSPVPGFEKQAETFLGAMRMRGATVCTSREYMQAFCQKVAPTS; from the coding sequence ATGAACACCCAACTTCTGATCATCGACCCTCAAAACGATTTCATGGACATCGCAGGCGCCGCGCTCCCGGTGAAGGGCGCCGCAGCGGACATGGCACGTCTGGCGGGCCTGATCGACCAGGCCAGCCCGTGGATCGCGCAGATCACGGTCACGCTGGACTCGCACCACAGCATCGGCATCGAGCGCCCGGCCCTGTGGCGCCAGGCGGACGGCGGCCCGGTCGCACCCTTCACCCAGATCAGCGCAGCCGATGTGCGCGCCGGCAAGTACGCGCCGCGCGACCCGCAGGCACTTGCGCGCGTCCTGTCCTACCTCGACGCACTGGAGGCCGGCGGGCGCTACGCGCTCATGGTCTGGCCGGTGCACTGCGAGATCGGGACCTGGGGCCACAACGTGGAGGACGAGGTGCGCGCCGCCTACAACCGCTGGGAGAGCGCCACGCTTCGACCTGTGCGCAAGGTCTTCAAGGGCATGAACGCCTGGACCGAGAACTACAGTGCGCTGCAGGCCGAAGTGCCCGACCCGCAGGACCCGGACACGCAGCTGAACCGCGAACTGATCAGGCAGCTGGACGAGGCCGAGCGCATCGTCGTTGCCGGCGAGGCCAGCAGCCACTGCGTACGCGCCACCGTTGAGCACCTGGCCGAGCATCTGCCCTCCGGGCATCTGGGCAAGCTCGTGCTGCTCTCCGATTGCATGAGCCCGGTGCCCGGGTTCGAGAAGCAGGCCGAGACCTTCCTCGGCGCGATGCGCATGCGCGGCGCGACCGTGTGCACCAGCCGCGAGTACATGCAGGCCTTCTGCCAGAAGGTTGCACCGACGTCCTAG
- a CDS encoding cobyrinate a,c-diamide synthase: MTHAACPALLISAPSSGQGKTTVAAALARLHARCGARVRAFKCGPDFLDPRWLELASGAPVHPLDLWMTGEGDCARRLHQAAQEAQLLIVEGVMGLFDGEPSAADLAGRFGIPVLPVINGSAMAGTFGALALGLREYRSGLAWAGVLANRVAGERHAAMLQSSLRPADAWLGALPRRQELALPERHLGLVAVDEMDDAMQRLDAAADALAETPLGRMSLADLQRWSVRFDAPPAVAQAPVRPLAGRTVAVARDAAFCFIYAGNIDCLRELGAQVAYFSPLAGEPLPPCDALWVPGGYPELHAGALSNATRLRQALHDHVEQGKPVWAECGGMMALFEQLVTADGHHHAMWGLLPGKTTMASRLAGLGPQQLALEHGVLRGHTFHYSVCETVLEPQARTERPAGSGRNGGEAVYRRRALQASYFHAWFPSSPEAAAQLFLPQEEIA, from the coding sequence ATGACGCACGCCGCATGTCCGGCCCTTCTCATCTCGGCCCCGTCTTCCGGACAGGGCAAGACAACCGTGGCGGCCGCGCTGGCACGCCTGCATGCGCGCTGCGGCGCCCGGGTGCGGGCGTTCAAGTGCGGGCCCGACTTCCTCGACCCCCGCTGGCTGGAGCTGGCCAGCGGCGCGCCCGTCCACCCGCTGGACCTGTGGATGACGGGGGAGGGCGACTGCGCGCGCCGATTGCATCAAGCGGCACAGGAGGCGCAACTCCTGATCGTCGAAGGCGTGATGGGCCTGTTCGACGGCGAACCCAGCGCGGCCGACCTGGCCGGGCGCTTCGGGATCCCGGTGCTGCCCGTGATCAATGGATCGGCCATGGCAGGCACCTTCGGCGCGCTGGCCCTGGGCTTGCGAGAGTACCGGTCCGGGCTGGCCTGGGCCGGCGTGCTGGCCAACCGGGTCGCCGGCGAGCGCCATGCCGCCATGCTGCAGTCGAGCCTGCGCCCCGCCGACGCCTGGCTCGGCGCTCTGCCGCGCCGCCAGGAGTTGGCCCTGCCCGAGCGGCACCTGGGCCTGGTCGCGGTCGACGAGATGGACGATGCGATGCAGCGCCTCGACGCGGCGGCCGATGCGCTGGCGGAGACGCCGCTGGGCCGGATGTCGCTGGCCGACCTGCAACGCTGGTCCGTGCGCTTCGATGCGCCGCCGGCGGTGGCGCAAGCGCCGGTCCGTCCGCTGGCAGGCCGCACGGTCGCCGTCGCGCGAGACGCGGCGTTCTGCTTCATTTACGCGGGCAACATCGACTGCTTGCGAGAGCTGGGGGCGCAGGTGGCGTACTTCTCCCCGCTCGCGGGCGAGCCGCTGCCGCCATGCGATGCCTTATGGGTGCCCGGCGGTTACCCCGAGCTGCATGCGGGCGCACTGTCGAACGCCACGCGGCTGCGCCAGGCACTGCACGATCACGTCGAGCAGGGCAAGCCCGTGTGGGCCGAGTGCGGCGGCATGATGGCGCTGTTCGAGCAGCTCGTGACGGCGGACGGGCACCATCACGCCATGTGGGGCTTGCTGCCCGGCAAGACCACGATGGCCTCGCGCCTGGCGGGTCTGGGGCCGCAACAGCTTGCGCTGGAGCACGGTGTGCTGCGCGGGCACACCTTCCACTACTCCGTGTGCGAAACGGTCCTCGAGCCGCAAGCGCGCACCGAGCGCCCTGCCGGCTCCGGCCGCAACGGCGGCGAGGCGGTGTACCGCCGCCGCGCCCTGCAGGCCAGCTATTTCCACGCGTGGTTTCCATCGAGTCCCGAGGCCGCGGCGCAATTGTTCCTGCCGCAGGAGGAAATCGCATGA
- the bluB gene encoding 5,6-dimethylbenzimidazole synthase: MSGGRHRLVRGPDCTTDHAFEPDAARAVYRAIFERRDMRHFAGGTVPPDTLRRLLRAAHHAPSVGFMQPWRFVRVTDAALRQRLHEVVELERRRTARALGEREDEFMRLKVQGLLEAAEVLAVALTDGREKHVFGRRTLPQMDLASAACAIQNLWLAARAEGLGMGWVSLFEPADVAALLELPPGAEPIALLCLGPVHGFYAEPMLQQQRWASRQPLHELVHDNRWGQASDVFSVGECRS; this comes from the coding sequence ATGAGCGGGGGCAGGCACCGTCTGGTTCGCGGGCCCGACTGCACGACAGACCACGCCTTCGAGCCCGACGCGGCGCGGGCGGTGTACCGCGCCATCTTCGAGCGGCGCGACATGCGGCATTTCGCGGGCGGCACGGTGCCGCCCGATACGCTGCGGCGCCTGTTGCGGGCAGCCCACCATGCGCCCAGCGTCGGCTTCATGCAGCCCTGGCGATTCGTGCGCGTGACCGATGCCGCGCTGCGCCAGCGCCTGCACGAGGTGGTGGAGCTGGAACGGCGGCGTACCGCGCGGGCACTGGGCGAACGCGAAGACGAATTCATGCGCCTGAAGGTCCAGGGCCTGCTGGAGGCGGCCGAGGTGCTGGCCGTGGCGCTGACCGATGGCCGCGAGAAGCACGTGTTCGGGCGCCGAACCCTGCCGCAGATGGACCTGGCATCGGCCGCCTGCGCGATCCAGAACCTGTGGCTGGCGGCGCGCGCCGAAGGCCTCGGGATGGGCTGGGTATCGCTGTTCGAACCGGCGGACGTGGCGGCCTTGCTCGAGCTCCCGCCCGGCGCCGAACCCATCGCGCTGCTGTGCCTGGGACCGGTGCATGGGTTCTACGCCGAGCCCATGCTGCAGCAACAGCGCTGGGCCTCGCGGCAGCCGCTGCACGAACTGGTCCATGACAACCGCTGGGGCCAGGCCAGCGATGTCTTCTCAGTCGGCGAGTGCCGGTCCTGA
- a CDS encoding type II toxin-antitoxin system RelE/ParE family toxin, protein MARIELAPEVLDDLDRFLEHLTRFGAADIPDRIQEVVEAIQVLAHSPLIGRPVRGGKRELVIGKGARGYVALYRYMAEIDVVFMLALRAQRESGFKH, encoded by the coding sequence ATGGCAAGAATCGAACTGGCGCCGGAGGTGCTTGACGACCTAGATCGCTTCCTGGAGCACCTGACGCGCTTCGGCGCAGCGGACATCCCTGATCGGATTCAAGAGGTCGTCGAAGCCATACAAGTGCTTGCCCACAGTCCGCTGATCGGCAGACCGGTACGTGGTGGCAAGCGGGAACTGGTCATCGGTAAAGGCGCGCGGGGGTATGTGGCGCTCTATCGCTACATGGCAGAGATCGACGTGGTCTTTATGTTGGCTCTCCGCGCTCAGCGTGAGTCCGGCTTCAAGCACTGA
- a CDS encoding type II toxin -antitoxin system TacA 1-like antitoxin codes for MSTTTIRIEEALKARIAAAAERVGKSSHAFILDALSDTVERVEMDEELHRLADERWAALMQTGESVSWTDAKAYLLARAAGKKPRRPSARKPVR; via the coding sequence ATGTCCACTACAACGATCCGTATCGAAGAGGCCCTGAAGGCACGGATCGCGGCTGCGGCCGAGCGCGTGGGCAAGTCATCGCATGCGTTCATTCTGGATGCGCTCTCCGATACTGTGGAACGTGTCGAAATGGACGAGGAACTGCATCGGCTCGCCGACGAACGTTGGGCCGCGTTGATGCAAACGGGCGAGTCGGTTTCGTGGACGGACGCGAAGGCATACTTGCTGGCGCGTGCCGCCGGGAAGAAGCCGCGCCGGCCCTCGGCGCGCAAGCCGGTACGCTGA
- a CDS encoding LysR substrate-binding domain-containing protein: MADRFGSTVFVPLFEERRVCLMRRDHPLAKKKLRLTDLAEMRFISTVNMLGRDNDLDDLLKQHGLPKRKFPVLPRPREALSAALLGQSMCKVQATSQEPSFGSPILVS, encoded by the coding sequence GTGGCCGACCGCTTCGGCAGCACGGTGTTCGTCCCGCTGTTTGAAGAAAGACGCGTCTGCCTGATGCGGCGCGACCACCCGCTCGCGAAAAAGAAGCTCCGGCTGACCGACCTGGCCGAGATGCGGTTCATCAGCACGGTCAACATGCTGGGAAGAGACAACGACCTGGATGACTTGCTCAAGCAGCACGGCCTCCCCAAGCGCAAGTTCCCGGTTCTGCCACGGCCGCGGGAAGCACTGTCCGCGGCTTTGTTGGGACAATCCATGTGCAAGGTCCAGGCCACGAGTCAAGAACCGTCTTTTGGGTCCCCTATCCTAGTGTCGTGA
- a CDS encoding C45 family autoproteolytic acyltransferase/hydolase — translation MHAHNWDWRQECVDTCIVLRICNANGPDILSFTEAGALARHGLNSNGVSLTGNAMSCHKDFQHGPGAPVVLLRRRLLEATNLAQAMRTVWSANRYCSSNMILAQSSATDGCCVSLEAAPDEVYPMLPQDDVLVHANHWLSPVALAKLRDPGLAARPDSLYRQHRVESALRTVTNRAIAWDDVRSTLADDFGYPDGVLRSPKPGDFSSISATVATTLMDAAKGVMWVARKPYESCEFQEYAL, via the coding sequence ATGCATGCGCACAACTGGGACTGGCGCCAGGAGTGCGTGGACACCTGCATCGTCCTGCGCATCTGCAACGCAAACGGGCCCGACATCCTGAGCTTCACGGAAGCCGGCGCGTTGGCGAGGCACGGCCTCAACAGCAACGGCGTGTCCCTCACAGGCAACGCGATGTCCTGCCACAAGGACTTCCAGCACGGCCCGGGCGCACCGGTGGTCCTGCTGCGCCGGCGACTCCTGGAAGCCACGAACCTCGCGCAGGCGATGCGGACCGTGTGGAGTGCCAACCGCTACTGCTCGAGCAACATGATCCTGGCGCAGAGCAGTGCAACCGATGGCTGCTGCGTCAGCCTGGAAGCCGCTCCGGACGAGGTCTATCCGATGCTTCCCCAGGACGATGTGCTCGTCCACGCCAACCACTGGCTATCGCCCGTGGCACTCGCCAAGCTGCGCGATCCAGGGCTGGCGGCAAGACCGGACAGCCTCTACAGGCAGCATCGGGTCGAGAGCGCCCTGCGTACCGTGACGAACCGTGCCATTGCATGGGACGACGTCCGATCGACCCTGGCAGACGACTTCGGCTACCCCGACGGAGTCTTGCGAAGCCCCAAGCCCGGTGACTTCAGCAGCATCTCCGCCACGGTGGCAACGACCTTGATGGATGCAGCCAAGGGGGTCATGTGGGTGGCGCGCAAGCCCTACGAGAGCTGTGAGTTCCAGGAGTACGCGCTTTAG
- a CDS encoding serine dehydratase beta chain — protein sequence MYLSTFDIFKIGIGPSSSHTVGPMRAARMFVEKLDGDGVLGRVHRIQSELYGSLGATGKGHGSDIATLLGLCGHDPEIIDVDSVPALVHEIRSGGALTVGGKHRIAYREKTDLLFFAGKSLPLHVNGLRFFALDVEGDELATQIYYSVGGGFVIDDSGVRDAWTP from the coding sequence GTGTATCTCAGCACTTTCGACATCTTCAAGATCGGGATCGGCCCGTCCAGCTCCCACACCGTTGGCCCCATGCGAGCCGCGCGGATGTTCGTGGAGAAACTGGACGGCGACGGCGTACTGGGCCGCGTGCACCGCATCCAGAGCGAGTTGTACGGGTCGCTCGGCGCGACTGGCAAGGGGCACGGGTCGGACATCGCAACTCTGCTGGGCCTTTGTGGGCACGACCCCGAGATCATCGACGTCGACAGCGTGCCGGCACTGGTGCACGAGATTCGTTCAGGCGGCGCGCTCACGGTGGGCGGGAAGCACCGCATCGCATACCGCGAGAAGACTGACCTGCTGTTCTTCGCGGGCAAGTCGCTCCCGCTGCACGTCAACGGACTGCGCTTTTTCGCGCTCGATGTCGAAGGGGATGAACTCGCGACGCAGATCTACTATTCCGTTGGCGGAGGCTTCGTCATCGACGATTCGG